CAGGGAGATATGACGCAAATCCTTCAACAACTTAATATGTTTTTAGAAGAAAAATATCTCCGTGATTGTGGATTAGAGGCAGCTCTGATGATGAGAAATGTAACGGTGAAATATTGCATATCTGAGGGGAGACTTGGCCTCTTTCTCTCCTGTAACAGCCACATATTGCTTCAGGTTAGTGCTGAGGACGGAGTACTAGGAACACTGTTAGGGAAAAATATTCTgagaataaaggcaaaaaactTTGAGAAAATATTTCAAGAACAAAATCACTATATTTTGAGGAAAGAAATGTTTGATATTCCAtgaataaaatcacaatattttaaagaaaatgtgtaatatttcaagaataaattctcaatattttgagaaataaattacaatatttcAGGAATAAAATCcgaatattttgagaaaaaaatgtgcagtatttcaaaaataaaatgaaattattttgagaaaatgtcagatattttggcaaaaaaaaaaggttttgacattttgagaatatTTGGAGAAATGTTTATTGCAAAATTTTGGTTgttatattatcatatatatattttattttatatcatatatatcatattttattttatatcatatattatatttattatatatattaatatatattatgagAACTATGttgtacatttaaaacaaacaaaattaaataaaaaattataattgcCCAGAATAAAGTCTCAGGGTTAcaaaaaagtcatgatattacaAGAATTAAGTTGTAAATTTATTACAATTAAAGAGAATACAGTTAGAATTTTTTTGTGAAAAGTTTATGTTTGAGTATATAATAACCAAAATGTCATAATTAGatatattagattagatttgCATGTTTTAGCATTGCCTGGCTCTGCAAAAGTGTGAGTGTTGGGTTATTCACAAAATATTCTACttatttttcatacattttacgacttcatttttttaaagttataactttTTTGTAATGTTAGATTTCTCAttgtaacattatgacttttcttgAAATATATTAGGACTTTATCCTCAATTTCCCCCCCCTCGTGCTCCTAATACTCCGTTACAGTATTTCTGACGGTCctcagagaaaaacacattcagtCATCCCAGCCAAAAAAGCGCCCAGTCATCTGGTAGAACTTCATGTTGAAGGGCCGGTAGAAGTCCCGTAGCCTTTGCACCACCTCAGGGTCAATGTTGGGATGGGTCCTCCCTTTGGTTTTGCCCAGGCAGTGGGGCTTGCTGCTGCCCTCGGCCTTCTTGAGGCACGGGAAACCCTTGGTCTGGTTGAAGTAAAAGTGTTTGTCTGTGATGATCCTCTTGAGCCCCAGGAAGTCCTGCACGCGGCCCAGCTCTCCGGCCGGGTCGCTGATCAGCCGCTCGCCGCTCACGAACAGGATCTGCTCCATGGGGAAGTACTGCAGCCAGTTGTCCAGGTGCTTGGCGTAGATGCCGATCTGGATGGCGCTCCACGAGGTGTCGATGAGCCCCGTAGTCCTGTTTTTGAAGGTGAGGCTCTCGAACGAGGGAATGTCGGGCTTCTTGGACAGCGTTTGGGTGTAGTCCGAGATGGCCCTGGTGACGGGGTCCCTCACCACCACGATCAGCTTGGTGTCCCGGGACATGGCGGATATCCTGGCTGGAGCCTCTCTGGTCACAAAGTAGCTGGGGGTTTTCTCCATGGTGATCTGGCCCTCCAGGGTCTTGGGCATCAGCTCCctgcagaagagagagaaaaacagaaaaaggaagTGAGATATTTGTTTGACCTGCACTCCTGACTGAGCAAGTGTCACAGTTGTGCAGCCGCTCTTATTACAATAAACATTACAACTGGACGAACTCGGGCTATGTCATCAAAAACTTTGAATCCAATCAATCAAGAATAACAGTGgaaacagtttatttatttgatctCTATCAGGTGTCTTTTTCACCGAGCTCAATTAGCTGCCGAGAGGTGTGACCAAACGTTGAAGACATTCTCGTGGTGATAGTATGCAGATGCTCCTTAATGTGGCCGGAGGGCTGATGAAATCAAGAAGGGGACTCCCCCGGGTCCGTTTTGAAAGGAGGTATTCTTCACTCTCACATGGCGTGAAAAGAAAACTGTCAATCTCTATATCCATACTATAGTGCTGcttataaaatattgatatttgagcCCTCCCAGCATAATTGATCACCTTCCTGTCTTTCGCTGGTTGCAACAAACGGTGGAAGAACTTCATTAAAGTGTTTCAGTATTGCAGTGTCCCCTCTGGTGGATAGTTAGAAATGTTCTTGTGGtttaatgttgtatttatttgaaactagggctgtcaaagtaacgtgataataacacgttaaagcgaatttgttttaacgccactaatttctttaacgcattaatgtaatttgatctttcggaggttgtagcgggctcagttttaaagctagagtaaatatactggtatcgtatgaaactagaaaacctaggaatccattggtaccaaccatgccatactagcttgtcgccaaggagaataaataacgctccaaatatgtgctaaattttagtgaggaaaaactgtcatggctatttttaaaggggtcccttgacctctgacctcaagatatgtgaatgaaaatgggttctatgggtaccagcgagtctcccctttacagacatgccgtctttatgataatcacatgcagttttgggcaagttatagtcaagtcagcacacacctatgagggtttctggacaatatcatCATTGacgtcattattttgtgttgttaattgatttcctgtaataaatatatacatacatt
The genomic region above belongs to Sebastes fasciatus isolate fSebFas1 chromosome 20, fSebFas1.pri, whole genome shotgun sequence and contains:
- the LOC141758710 gene encoding heparan sulfate glucosamine 3-O-sulfotransferase 3A1-like encodes the protein MAFSRIRALDPPSRGSFCRRRAAVMLCSFLTSLFLLQLLTDRCSTTTSSTSSTSSSSSSSRLLQDLRSLRSRRLVHEEWKLQESFILPPPDLVSPRFAGKLSPLGEGSKKLPQALIIGVKKGGTRALLEFLRVHPDIRAVGAEPHFFDRNYDNGLEWYRELMPKTLEGQITMEKTPSYFVTREAPARISAMSRDTKLIVVVRDPVTRAISDYTQTLSKKPDIPSFESLTFKNRTTGLIDTSWSAIQIGIYAKHLDNWLQYFPMEQILFVSGERLISDPAGELGRVQDFLGLKRIITDKHFYFNQTKGFPCLKKAEGSSKPHCLGKTKGRTHPNIDPEVVQRLRDFYRPFNMKFYQMTGRFFGWDD